Proteins encoded together in one Halalkaliarchaeum sp. AArc-CO window:
- a CDS encoding PHP domain-containing protein, with product MTTLRIDLHVHSEDSYDGHEPVDLILEHAADIDLDAVVITDHDVMGESIRAAELAPAYGLVGIPGVEVSTAHGHLLAVGVDRMPPHRHPFDETVAWIRENGGVAVVPHPFQRSRHGVRRRYVADCDAVEVFNAWLFTGYRNRRARRFAAEHGYPGVAASDAHTLEYVGRAFSEIDVGDVPREAVTGEHVLDAIRNGETSVRGRRAPIPMASKHYAIAAARKSAYYSKKSVKASATYTKASALKTASAAKLGAIRGRHGLSRIASFFE from the coding sequence GTGACGACGCTCCGGATCGACCTCCACGTTCACTCTGAAGACTCTTATGACGGCCACGAGCCGGTGGATCTCATCCTCGAACACGCCGCCGACATCGATCTCGACGCCGTGGTCATCACCGACCACGACGTGATGGGAGAGTCGATTCGGGCGGCCGAACTGGCTCCAGCGTACGGACTCGTCGGAATTCCGGGCGTGGAGGTGTCGACCGCCCACGGTCATCTCCTCGCGGTCGGTGTCGATCGGATGCCCCCTCACCGGCACCCGTTCGACGAAACGGTGGCCTGGATCCGCGAGAACGGCGGTGTCGCGGTCGTTCCCCACCCGTTCCAGCGTTCGCGCCACGGAGTTCGACGGCGCTACGTCGCCGACTGTGACGCCGTCGAGGTGTTCAACGCCTGGCTGTTCACCGGCTACCGGAACCGCCGGGCTCGTCGATTCGCTGCCGAGCACGGCTACCCGGGGGTCGCCGCCAGCGACGCCCACACGCTCGAGTACGTCGGTCGCGCGTTCAGCGAGATCGACGTCGGCGACGTTCCCCGGGAGGCGGTGACCGGCGAGCACGTTCTCGATGCGATCCGGAACGGGGAGACGAGCGTTCGGGGGCGCCGGGCCCCGATCCCGATGGCCAGCAAGCATTACGCGATCGCTGCTGCACGCAAGAGCGCTTACTACAGCAAGAAAAGCGTGAAAGCCAGCGCGACGTACACGAAGGCCAGTGCACTCAAAACGGCATCGGCCGCCAAACTCGGCGCGATCCGCGGCCGCCACGGTCTCTCCCGCATCGCGTCGTTTTTCGAGTGA
- a CDS encoding protein sorting system archaetidylserine synthase (This PssA-like phosphatidyltransferase, along with a PssD-like decarboxylase, is required in Haloarchaea for the archaeosortase ArtA to replace the PGF-CTERM sorting signal with a C-terminal lipid anchor.) yields the protein MIPRFLGRLGLADYVTTANAALGFLAAVAATMDVGIAARLLLLAAIMDALDGIIARKYGSTPAGVYLDSLADVASFGVAPAFLVSYTVLTEWGMQEPFALVGIAIGAVFVGMAVIRLGLYNAYDIGSKETEGVQTTLAATVLAAAVLAGYTAPAFLVPLTAILAVLMVTPITYPDLHPQDAAVMGIVQVLAIVLTGQPGEVFAFSLLFLSLAYLLFAPRFYWQDHLDL from the coding sequence GTGATCCCACGGTTCCTCGGCCGACTCGGACTGGCCGATTACGTCACCACGGCGAACGCGGCACTGGGCTTTCTCGCCGCGGTAGCGGCGACCATGGACGTGGGGATCGCCGCCCGGCTGCTGTTGCTTGCGGCGATCATGGACGCACTCGACGGTATCATCGCCCGCAAATACGGATCGACTCCGGCAGGCGTGTATCTCGACTCGCTTGCCGACGTCGCCTCATTCGGCGTCGCGCCGGCGTTCCTCGTTTCCTACACCGTGCTCACCGAGTGGGGAATGCAAGAGCCGTTCGCGCTGGTGGGCATCGCGATCGGGGCGGTGTTCGTCGGGATGGCGGTGATCCGGCTGGGGCTGTACAACGCCTACGACATTGGGTCGAAGGAGACAGAGGGTGTCCAAACTACCCTCGCTGCGACGGTTCTCGCGGCAGCCGTGCTCGCCGGCTACACTGCTCCGGCGTTCCTCGTGCCGCTCACCGCCATTCTCGCGGTGTTGATGGTAACGCCGATAACGTACCCGGATCTTCACCCGCAAGACGCCGCAGTCATGGGGATCGTCCAGGTCCTCGCAATCGTGCTCACGGGCCAGCCCGGCGAAGTGTTCGCGTTCTCCCTGCTGTTCCTCTCGCTCGCGTATCTCCTGTTTGCTCCGCGGTTCTACTGGCAGGATCACCTCGACCTATAA
- a CDS encoding inorganic phosphate transporter, translated as MIDPLLAIGLLVACFVAYNIGGATTGPAFGPAVGAGVLPKAAAGGLMSVFFFLGAFTIGRNVVDTLGDDLVHDTAVFTLEASILVLFFIGGALLIGNLTGAPSSTSMTAVGAIAGLALARGVLDFAVIGEILAWWIISPVIGFWMAVMIGRYFYDDLDRIIAIEQSEGPLVKIDREATVPRPVPGEQTSRRELLGTAVVVGIGCLMAFSSGASNIANAIAPLVGSGAIAMNPGIVLGSAAVAVGAFTIARRTMETLGNDITDLPLTAAIIVAVLSSGIVIALSAIGIPASFVIIATVCIVGLGWGRSTDRIPIRDAVRGTTSPQVSVGALSEDAGAPTVGQPAIDGEAPDRRNRHTDDAEAPPATSDLFDPETTVRVIVMQNVVPIVATAGSYLTFLVI; from the coding sequence GTGATCGACCCGCTGCTCGCGATTGGTCTCCTCGTCGCCTGTTTCGTCGCCTACAATATCGGCGGTGCGACGACCGGGCCCGCGTTCGGGCCGGCCGTCGGGGCAGGGGTGCTTCCGAAGGCGGCCGCCGGAGGGCTGATGTCGGTGTTTTTCTTCCTGGGAGCGTTCACTATCGGTCGCAACGTCGTCGACACGCTCGGCGATGACCTCGTCCACGATACCGCCGTGTTCACGCTGGAGGCGAGCATCCTGGTGTTGTTCTTCATCGGCGGGGCGCTGCTCATCGGGAACCTCACCGGCGCGCCGTCGTCGACCTCGATGACGGCAGTCGGCGCTATCGCCGGACTTGCCCTCGCCCGGGGCGTCCTCGATTTTGCGGTGATCGGGGAAATCCTGGCGTGGTGGATCATCTCGCCGGTGATCGGCTTCTGGATGGCAGTGATGATCGGCCGGTATTTCTACGACGACCTCGACCGGATCATCGCCATCGAACAGAGCGAGGGGCCGCTCGTCAAGATCGACCGGGAAGCGACGGTTCCGCGACCAGTTCCGGGAGAACAGACGAGTAGACGGGAGCTCCTCGGCACCGCAGTCGTGGTCGGAATCGGGTGTCTGATGGCGTTCAGCTCGGGGGCGAGCAACATCGCAAACGCGATCGCTCCGCTCGTTGGCAGTGGCGCAATCGCGATGAATCCCGGAATTGTACTCGGCTCTGCCGCCGTGGCGGTCGGGGCGTTCACGATTGCCCGGCGGACCATGGAGACGCTTGGAAACGACATTACCGACCTTCCGCTCACCGCGGCCATCATCGTCGCCGTCTTGAGTTCCGGGATCGTGATTGCGCTGTCGGCGATCGGGATTCCGGCCAGTTTCGTCATCATCGCCACCGTCTGTATCGTCGGCCTCGGCTGGGGTCGCTCGACCGACCGGATCCCGATTCGCGACGCAGTCCGTGGAACCACATCGCCGCAGGTATCGGTCGGCGCACTCTCCGAAGACGCAGGTGCGCCGACGGTCGGACAGCCAGCTATCGACGGTGAGGCCCCGGACCGACGGAATCGCCACACCGACGACGCCGAGGCTCCGCCGGCGACCTCCGACCTGTTCGATCCGGAGACGACGGTCAGAGTGATCGTGATGCAAAACGTCGTGCCGATCGTCGC